A stretch of the Alnus glutinosa chromosome 6, dhAlnGlut1.1, whole genome shotgun sequence genome encodes the following:
- the LOC133871877 gene encoding COP9 signalosome complex subunit 5a-like, whose product MEPFPSSSSSAYSSSQVGIAQKTWELENNIISMGSPTANPDPASDAIFYYDDAAQTKFQQEKPWMTDPHYFKRVKISALALLKMVVHARSGGTIEVMGLMQGKTDGDAIIVMDAFALPVEGTETRVNAQADAYEYMVDYSQTNKQAGRLENAVGWYHSHPGYGCWLSGIDVSTQMLNQQFQEPFLAVVIDPTRTVSAGKVEIGAFRTYPEGYKPPDEPVSEYQTIPLNKIEDFGVHCKQYYALDITYFKSSLDSHLLDLLWNKYWVNTLSSSPLLGNGDYVAGQISDLAEKLEQAENQLSHSRFGPLLAPPPRKKEEESQLAKITRDSAKITVEQVHGLMSQVLKDILFNSVRQSNRSRSEPSDPEPMIET is encoded by the exons atggaACCCTTTccttcctcctcttcctctgctTATTCGTCTTCACAAGTAGGCATAGCCCAAAAGACATGGGAGTTGGAGAACAACATAATCTCGATGGGCAGTCCCACGGCGAACCCGGACCCGGCGTCGGACGCCATATTCTACTACGACGACGCGGCGCAGACCAAGTTCCAGCAGGAGAAGCCGTGGATGACCGACCCGCACTACTTCAAGCGCGTGAAGATCTCGGCCCTGGCGCTGCTGAAGATGGTGGTCCACGCGCGCTCAGGCGGGACCATCGAGGTCATGGGCCTCATGCAGGGCAAGACCGACGGCGACGCCATTATCGTCATGGACGCCTTTGCCTTGCCCGTCGAAGGCACCGAGACTAGGGTTAATGCCCAGGCCGATGCCTACGAGTATATGGTTGATTATTCCCAGACTAACAAGCAg GCAGGGCGATTGGAGAATGCGGTTGGGTGGTACCATTCTCATCCTGGCTATGGATGCTGGCTTTCGGGTATTGATGTTTCAACACAAATGCTAAACCAGCAATTTCAGGAGCCTTTTCTGGCGGTTGTTATAGATCCAACAAGGACTGTTTCTGCTGGGAAAGTCGAGATTGGAGCGTTCAGGACATACCCAGAGGGATATAAGCCTCCAGATGAGCCTGTCTCTGAGTATCAGACCATCCCTCTCAATAAGATTGAAGACTTTGGTGTACACTGTAAACAG TATTATGCTTTGGATATCACTTATTTTAAGTCTTCTCTTGATTCCCACCTCTTGGATCTGCTATGGAACAAGTATTGGGTGAATACCCTTTCATCTTCACCTTTACTGGGTAATGGAGACTATGTTGCCGGACAAATCTCAGATCTAG CTGAAAAGCTGGAGCAGGCAGAGAACCAACTATCTCACTCCCGCTTTGGGCCGCTATTAGCACCCCctccaagaaagaaagag GAAGAATCTCAACTTGCTAAGATTACTCGCGATAGTGCAAAGATAACTGTGGAGCAGGTTCATGGTCTAATGTCACAG GTTCTCAAAGATATCCTTTTCAACTCTGTGAGGCAATCGAACCGGTCTCGCTCAGAGCCATCCGACCCTGAGCCGATGATTGAAACCTGA